A genomic segment from Rhinatrema bivittatum chromosome 19, aRhiBiv1.1, whole genome shotgun sequence encodes:
- the EPHX3 gene encoding epoxide hydrolase 3 isoform X2 codes for MVHFLPSLLLVLTRAVLRLSRLCSWLLVYAGSFLALCFYSPTFLRVVAQGPGKAFRWRVRERPPDCLTDASFGQHCYVRTKNSGMRFHYVSAGEKGRPLMLMLHGFPEIWFSWRHQLVAFRDGYHVVAPDLRGYGGSDAPSGWESYKLETLLEDIHDLIEMLGYRQCVLVGHDWGGTLAWTFSVQHPEMVERLIVMNGPHLAGLQDYILSHPSQLLRSGYVFLFQLPLLPELLLSLADFKMLRDAMTSEEVGIQNPQHRLTDEELEAFLYSFSQPKAITGPLNYYRNLFSFLPVKCQDVLMPTLLIWGGKDVFLELGMAQLMRQYVQSRFRLEILPEASHWVQQDRPERVNQLMKAFLSEE; via the exons ATGGTGCATTTCCTGCCCTCGTTACTCCTGGTCCTCACCCGGGCCGTGCTGCGCCTCTCCAGGCTCTGTTCCTGGCTGCTGGTCTACGCTGGCTCCTtcctggctctctgcttctacagcccCACTTTCCTGCGGGTAGTGGCCCAGGGCCCCGGGAAGGCCTTTCGGTGGCGGGTACGGGAGAGGCCGCCAGACTGCCTCACGGACGCCTCCTTTGGCCAGCACTGCTACGTCCGAACGAAG AATTCGGGGATGCGCTTCCACTACGTCTCGGCTGGAGAGAAGGGACGTCCGCTGATGCTGATGCTGCACGGGTTCCCGGAAATCTG GTTCTCTTGGCGTCACCAGCTGGTGGCGTTCCGGGACGGGTACCACGTGGTGGCACCAGACCTGCGCGGTTACGGGGGCTCGGACGCCCCCTCCGGGTGGGAAAGCTACAAGCTGGAGACCCTGCTGGAAGACATCCACGACCTCATAGAGATGCTAG GTTATCGGCAGTGCGTCCTGGTGGGACACGACTGGGGTGGGACGCTGGCCTGGACTTTCAGCGTGCAGCATCCAGAGATGGTGGAGAGACTGATAGTGATGAATGGCCCGCACCTGGCTGGGCTGCAGG ACTACATTCTGAGTCACCCCTCGCAGCTGCTGCGCTCCGGCTACGTATTTCTCTTCCAGCTGCCCCTCTTACCGGAgctcctgctctccctggctgaTTTTAAG ATGCTGAGGGACGCGATGACCAGCGAGGAGGTCGGGATCCAGAACCCCCAGCACCGTTTAACCGACGAGGAGCTGGAGGCCTTCCTGTACAGCTTTTCCCAGCCCAAAGCCATCACGGGGCCCCTTAACTACTACAGGAACCTCTTCAG CTTCCTGCCCGTGAAGTGCCAAGACGTGCTGATGCCCACCCTGCTAATCTGGGGAGGCAAGGACGTCTTCCTGGAGCTGGGCATGGCGCAGCTCATGAGGCAGTACGTGCAGAGCCGCTTCCGCCTGGAGATCCTCCCCGAGGCGAGCCACTGGGTGCAACAGGACCGGCCCGAACGCGTCAACCAGCTGATGAAGGCCTTCCTGAGCGAGGAATGA
- the EPHX3 gene encoding epoxide hydrolase 3 isoform X1, protein MGGTWTGQEGGFLGREKMVHFLPSLLLVLTRAVLRLSRLCSWLLVYAGSFLALCFYSPTFLRVVAQGPGKAFRWRVRERPPDCLTDASFGQHCYVRTKNSGMRFHYVSAGEKGRPLMLMLHGFPEIWFSWRHQLVAFRDGYHVVAPDLRGYGGSDAPSGWESYKLETLLEDIHDLIEMLGYRQCVLVGHDWGGTLAWTFSVQHPEMVERLIVMNGPHLAGLQDYILSHPSQLLRSGYVFLFQLPLLPELLLSLADFKMLRDAMTSEEVGIQNPQHRLTDEELEAFLYSFSQPKAITGPLNYYRNLFSFLPVKCQDVLMPTLLIWGGKDVFLELGMAQLMRQYVQSRFRLEILPEASHWVQQDRPERVNQLMKAFLSEE, encoded by the exons ATGGGGGGAACTTGG acCGGCCAGGAGGGAGGATTCCTTGGCAGAGAGAAGATGGTGCATTTCCTGCCCTCGTTACTCCTGGTCCTCACCCGGGCCGTGCTGCGCCTCTCCAGGCTCTGTTCCTGGCTGCTGGTCTACGCTGGCTCCTtcctggctctctgcttctacagcccCACTTTCCTGCGGGTAGTGGCCCAGGGCCCCGGGAAGGCCTTTCGGTGGCGGGTACGGGAGAGGCCGCCAGACTGCCTCACGGACGCCTCCTTTGGCCAGCACTGCTACGTCCGAACGAAG AATTCGGGGATGCGCTTCCACTACGTCTCGGCTGGAGAGAAGGGACGTCCGCTGATGCTGATGCTGCACGGGTTCCCGGAAATCTG GTTCTCTTGGCGTCACCAGCTGGTGGCGTTCCGGGACGGGTACCACGTGGTGGCACCAGACCTGCGCGGTTACGGGGGCTCGGACGCCCCCTCCGGGTGGGAAAGCTACAAGCTGGAGACCCTGCTGGAAGACATCCACGACCTCATAGAGATGCTAG GTTATCGGCAGTGCGTCCTGGTGGGACACGACTGGGGTGGGACGCTGGCCTGGACTTTCAGCGTGCAGCATCCAGAGATGGTGGAGAGACTGATAGTGATGAATGGCCCGCACCTGGCTGGGCTGCAGG ACTACATTCTGAGTCACCCCTCGCAGCTGCTGCGCTCCGGCTACGTATTTCTCTTCCAGCTGCCCCTCTTACCGGAgctcctgctctccctggctgaTTTTAAG ATGCTGAGGGACGCGATGACCAGCGAGGAGGTCGGGATCCAGAACCCCCAGCACCGTTTAACCGACGAGGAGCTGGAGGCCTTCCTGTACAGCTTTTCCCAGCCCAAAGCCATCACGGGGCCCCTTAACTACTACAGGAACCTCTTCAG CTTCCTGCCCGTGAAGTGCCAAGACGTGCTGATGCCCACCCTGCTAATCTGGGGAGGCAAGGACGTCTTCCTGGAGCTGGGCATGGCGCAGCTCATGAGGCAGTACGTGCAGAGCCGCTTCCGCCTGGAGATCCTCCCCGAGGCGAGCCACTGGGTGCAACAGGACCGGCCCGAACGCGTCAACCAGCTGATGAAGGCCTTCCTGAGCGAGGAATGA